A portion of the Sphingobacterium spiritivorum genome contains these proteins:
- a CDS encoding DUF4294 domain-containing protein — protein MKIIYVPGFVLFLLLPLFGNGQTLIKPQYGGGEPEVVEHYATTTLDDGEVVPWFPIPEVVVTGKRIWSSEDAKKEYLRLRRNVLRVLPYAIYAQKRYDQLDRDLAVVNDKKEQKRLIKACEEEIKEKFTKEIKNLSVSQGKILIKLVDRQTGKTSYDMVREMKGGLTAFFYQGIAKVFGHNLKSTYDSQEDFEIENIIRSFERTRPVASPPLQ, from the coding sequence ATGAAAATAATATATGTACCCGGATTTGTGCTTTTTCTGCTTCTTCCACTTTTTGGAAACGGGCAGACATTGATTAAACCTCAGTATGGTGGAGGTGAGCCGGAAGTGGTAGAGCATTATGCCACAACTACATTGGATGACGGAGAAGTAGTGCCCTGGTTTCCTATACCGGAAGTGGTCGTGACGGGCAAACGTATATGGAGCAGTGAAGACGCAAAAAAAGAATATCTCAGACTAAGAAGAAATGTATTGCGTGTATTGCCTTATGCCATCTATGCACAAAAAAGATACGATCAGCTGGACAGAGATCTGGCAGTGGTCAATGATAAAAAAGAACAAAAAAGACTGATTAAAGCCTGCGAAGAAGAAATTAAGGAGAAGTTTACCAAGGAAATCAAAAATCTGTCTGTATCACAGGGTAAAATATTAATAAAACTGGTGGACAGACAAACCGGAAAAACCAGCTATGACATGGTGAGAGAAATGAAAGGAGGACTTACTGCATTTTTCTATCAGGGTATCGCAAAAGTATTTGGTCACAATCTGAAAAGCACGTACGATAGTCAGGAAGATTTTGAGATCGAAAACATTATCAGAAGTTTTGAGAGAACGCGTCCGGTAGCATCTCCGCCGCTTCAGTAA
- a CDS encoding glutathione peroxidase has product MQSVYNFHALEFNGEKKSLEDYHDKVLLIVNTASKCVFTSQYKALERLYKKYKDQGFEVLAFPSNNFNQQEPLTGRRLETFCRLQQQVTFPVFKRTHVVGEYVDPLFKYLSHKELNGSVNVKPLWNFHKYLINRKGEVVDFFYPFTGPNSSRITRKIEALLNE; this is encoded by the coding sequence ATGCAATCTGTTTACAATTTTCACGCTTTGGAGTTCAATGGCGAAAAAAAGTCATTGGAAGATTATCATGATAAAGTATTGTTAATTGTTAACACGGCGAGTAAATGTGTATTTACCAGTCAGTACAAAGCATTGGAACGACTTTATAAAAAATATAAGGATCAGGGTTTTGAAGTACTGGCCTTTCCTTCTAATAATTTTAATCAGCAAGAGCCGCTGACCGGACGCCGGCTGGAGACATTTTGTCGCCTGCAGCAGCAGGTTACCTTTCCCGTATTCAAACGAACACATGTAGTGGGAGAGTATGTAGATCCGCTATTTAAGTATCTGTCTCATAAAGAATTAAACGGATCTGTGAATGTCAAACCTTTATGGAATTTTCACAAATATCTCATTAACCGGAAAGGAGAGGTCGTGGATTTCTTTTATCCATTTACAGGGCCCAATTCTTCCCGCATTACGCGTAAAATCGAAGCACTCCTGAACGAATAA
- the bshB1 gene encoding bacillithiol biosynthesis deacetylase BshB1, producing MKLDLLVMTVHPDDAELGAGGTIAKYVAEGKKVGIVDLTRGELGTRGTAETRSREAQDAAEILGVAVRENLDLRDGFFENKEMEQREIIKCIRKFQPEIVITNALSDRHPDHGRASQLVYDALFLAGLRRIETEIDGKPQEAFRPRLLLQLIQDQYIRPDVILDVTDYWHIKEKAVLAYKTQFNSSGGEDDEPQTYISNPDFMKSTEGRGKEFGRNIQVQYAEGFTSRKVLGVTDLFELI from the coding sequence ATGAAATTAGATTTATTGGTAATGACTGTTCATCCTGATGATGCCGAATTAGGAGCAGGAGGAACGATTGCAAAATACGTAGCTGAAGGTAAAAAAGTTGGTATTGTGGACTTGACCAGAGGCGAACTGGGCACGCGCGGAACAGCCGAGACACGGAGCAGAGAAGCTCAGGATGCAGCTGAAATATTAGGTGTAGCTGTCCGTGAAAATCTGGATTTGCGCGACGGTTTTTTCGAAAATAAAGAAATGGAACAACGGGAAATTATAAAGTGTATCCGTAAATTCCAACCTGAGATTGTTATTACAAATGCCTTGTCTGATCGGCATCCGGATCACGGACGTGCGAGCCAGCTGGTCTATGACGCCTTGTTTCTGGCAGGATTGCGTCGTATAGAAACAGAAATAGACGGCAAACCACAGGAAGCTTTTCGTCCCAGACTTTTGCTGCAATTAATACAAGATCAGTATATAAGACCGGATGTGATACTGGATGTCACAGATTACTGGCATATTAAAGAAAAGGCTGTACTGGCCTATAAGACTCAGTTTAATTCTTCAGGTGGTGAGGATGATGAACCCCAAACTTATATCTCTAATCCGGATTTTATGAAATCTACAGAGGGTAGAGGAAAGGAATTCGGAAGAAATATCCAGGTGCAGTATGCGGAAGGATTCACCAGTCGTAAAGTATTGGGGGTTACAGACTTATTTGAACTTATATAG
- a CDS encoding diacylglycerol kinase family protein yields MGNLNNKLKSRVASFGYAIKGLKVLFREETNAQIHVLAAIIAVVLGFWLHISGMEWIAICLCIGLVIATEALNTAIEHIANMITLDHHPGIERIKDIAAGAVLITAWTALIVGLIIFLPKIYNLFLL; encoded by the coding sequence ATGGGTAATCTGAATAATAAACTCAAATCTCGTGTAGCCAGTTTTGGCTATGCAATTAAAGGGCTTAAGGTATTATTCCGTGAGGAAACAAATGCACAGATACATGTACTGGCAGCAATTATTGCCGTTGTTTTGGGATTCTGGCTACATATATCGGGAATGGAATGGATAGCTATTTGCCTGTGTATTGGTCTGGTTATCGCCACGGAAGCGCTCAATACCGCTATCGAACATATAGCCAATATGATTACACTGGATCACCATCCTGGTATTGAACGTATAAAAGATATAGCAGCAGGCGCTGTACTGATTACTGCATGGACTGCCCTGATCGTCGGATTAATTATCTTTTTACCAAAAATTTATAATCTGTTCCTTCTTTGA
- a CDS encoding carboxypeptidase regulatory-like domain-containing protein, with amino-acid sequence MIKYVLLLWLTLLCLTQLYAQHNPKITGEVIDIKDKAKLEKASVVLLRSRDSVLQSYARTGENGKFSITAKDTGEYLLIINYPQYADFVKKIHIQEQAIDIGAISMSKTAILLEEAQVTGRIPVVIKGDTIEYDAASFKVEEGSKVEELLKVLPGITVNADGSITAQGKTVKKVLLDGEEFFGDDPTLITKNIRSDMVSKVQVYEKKSEMATRTGVDDGERTQTIDIRLKEESKKGMFGELKGGIAPEKYYSGSAVINKFKGAQKMALFGVTGNEGTVGLGYFSNQRFGVGGSDDSSFEGGGIVIRAGGGDEGFNGEYAGGGIPTAINSGITFSDKTKDNKQKINSNYKYSRLQVDNISSSFSRDELP; translated from the coding sequence ATGATAAAATATGTACTCTTATTGTGGTTGACTTTATTGTGCCTGACACAGCTTTATGCACAACACAATCCAAAAATTACAGGTGAAGTAATCGACATAAAAGATAAAGCCAAACTGGAAAAGGCTTCTGTCGTATTGCTTCGTTCCAGAGATTCTGTATTGCAGAGCTACGCCCGCACAGGCGAGAATGGTAAATTTTCCATAACCGCAAAAGATACAGGTGAGTACCTGTTGATCATAAACTATCCCCAATATGCCGATTTTGTAAAAAAGATACATATTCAGGAACAGGCCATTGATATCGGGGCAATAAGTATGTCTAAAACGGCTATTCTATTAGAGGAGGCTCAGGTAACTGGCCGTATACCTGTTGTGATAAAGGGAGATACGATTGAATATGACGCCGCCAGTTTTAAGGTTGAAGAAGGTTCGAAAGTAGAAGAACTGCTAAAAGTGCTTCCCGGAATAACAGTGAATGCAGACGGATCTATTACAGCACAGGGAAAGACCGTAAAAAAAGTTCTTCTGGATGGAGAAGAATTTTTTGGAGACGACCCTACTTTAATCACTAAGAATATCCGCTCAGATATGGTTTCTAAAGTTCAGGTTTATGAAAAGAAATCTGAAATGGCAACACGGACAGGTGTAGATGACGGGGAACGAACACAAACTATTGATATCCGTCTCAAGGAAGAAAGTAAAAAAGGTATGTTTGGGGAGTTGAAGGGCGGTATTGCTCCAGAAAAGTATTATTCGGGCTCTGCGGTCATTAATAAGTTTAAAGGAGCGCAAAAAATGGCCCTATTCGGAGTTACAGGTAACGAGGGCACGGTTGGATTAGGTTATTTTTCTAATCAGAGATTTGGTGTTGGCGGATCGGATGATTCTTCCTTTGAAGGAGGTGGAATTGTTATCCGGGCAGGGGGAGGAGATGAAGGGTTCAATGGAGAATATGCAGGTGGAGGGATCCCGACAGCCATAAACTCAGGAATTACATTCAGTGATAAGACGAAAGACAATAAACAAAAGATCAATTCCAATTACAAATATTCCCGACTGCAGGTAGATAATATCAGTTCATCGTTTAGCCGGGATGAGTTACCGTGA
- a CDS encoding outer membrane beta-barrel protein gives MTRQKDENQYFSSVEYVNLDSLDVIDQFKRNSVNNDQLTSSFNYSEPLSKSITANVGYEYAWYQSKTLEQSFNKDPLTEEYTDLDESVLNDLTYHNYRNTGNLGFNYIADKLTVSINNRLTSSANVRDDYGDQSKLDVTQLSYNPNVNINYKLSKSKSVRLNYSGNTLQPSLSQIKPLRQNTDQRTEFLPNEDLEGGYRNSLSASFNSYRQLKQQSFFLNASIGNVVDNITSFVTLNPTTGQRTLQYVNVSDKQNFNANIYGSFSFTAFKKLDLKVSPSLSASYNRSYNYVTTTASEPELNRSERMNYSFGLGVYRYAKTGFNFNVNLRPGFSKMNSSIQPQLNNNAFTISNSGTFSYIFPQDFKLSIDVNQNYQGATGVYAKPIHNMYVNSYVSKKFFKDKSLETQVSVNDLFNERNGINRSQSGSTFFETQNNVINRFFMFRVIYNFTTMKGGSKNEQ, from the coding sequence ATAACCAGGCAAAAGGATGAAAACCAGTATTTTTCCAGTGTGGAATACGTGAATCTGGATAGTCTTGACGTTATTGATCAATTCAAACGTAATTCAGTAAATAATGATCAACTGACTTCTTCTTTTAATTATTCCGAACCTTTGAGTAAGTCGATTACGGCAAATGTCGGCTACGAATATGCCTGGTATCAATCAAAAACACTGGAACAATCTTTTAACAAAGATCCGCTTACAGAGGAATATACAGATCTCGATGAGAGCGTACTGAATGATTTAACTTATCACAATTACCGTAACACAGGTAATCTCGGCTTTAACTATATCGCTGATAAACTTACTGTTAGTATCAACAACAGACTGACTTCGTCTGCTAATGTAAGAGATGACTATGGGGATCAATCTAAACTGGATGTGACGCAATTGTCGTATAATCCTAATGTTAACATCAACTATAAGCTTAGTAAAAGTAAAAGTGTACGACTTAATTATTCCGGAAATACACTGCAACCTTCCTTAAGCCAGATAAAACCTTTGCGTCAGAATACAGATCAAAGAACCGAATTTCTGCCTAATGAGGATTTAGAGGGAGGATACAGAAATAGCCTTTCCGCTTCCTTTAATTCGTACCGCCAACTCAAACAGCAATCCTTCTTCTTGAATGCAAGTATCGGAAATGTGGTGGACAATATCACTTCGTTTGTGACGCTAAATCCAACGACGGGGCAACGGACATTACAGTATGTAAATGTATCCGATAAACAGAATTTCAATGCAAATATCTACGGATCGTTTTCTTTTACAGCGTTCAAAAAATTAGATTTGAAAGTGTCTCCGAGCCTTTCAGCCAGTTATAACAGGTCTTATAATTATGTGACGACTACTGCTTCGGAACCGGAGCTTAACCGCAGTGAGCGAATGAATTACTCTTTCGGTCTCGGAGTTTACAGATATGCTAAGACAGGGTTTAATTTTAATGTAAATCTCAGACCGGGTTTCAGCAAAATGAATTCAAGTATTCAGCCTCAGCTTAACAATAATGCCTTTACCATCAGTAACTCCGGAACATTTAGTTATATCTTCCCTCAGGACTTTAAACTGAGTATTGATGTTAACCAAAATTACCAGGGAGCGACAGGTGTATACGCAAAACCAATTCACAATATGTATGTGAATTCTTATGTATCCAAGAAGTTTTTCAAAGATAAAAGTCTGGAGACTCAGGTATCCGTCAACGACCTCTTTAATGAAAGAAATGGTATTAACAGAAGTCAAAGCGGCTCTACTTTTTTCGAAACTCAAAACAATGTCATAAATCGATTTTTTATGTTTAGAGTCATTTATAATTTTACGACAATGAAGGGAGGCAGTAAAAATGAACAATAG